The following coding sequences lie in one Cannabis sativa cultivar Pink pepper isolate KNU-18-1 chromosome 5, ASM2916894v1, whole genome shotgun sequence genomic window:
- the LOC133038557 gene encoding putative FBD-associated F-box protein At1g05080 encodes MANDDKISKLPDALITHILSFLPTEEVVRTCILSKRWKFIWYSVPTLLFYNTNDDDLEKLYNYVNKYLKHRKTGMKFIADSGITSFVLRMTGECERSKTRLIDKWLAFAVEKKIKKIELSINLDLIPIDWNSAYYCIPKILLENAKYLTILDLSGIMLDSSYSFSFPSLKTLSLESVWHSDNSDSEGVVKFLLGCPSLEKLRLFDHQFLNDGKFRLQSLSLKFLELTCLDNPKLNVQVEAINLESLVLYGVALNKINISCKKLRNLSIEDCAEDKQSSLQVLISNNPLLENLTLRRCHIYNSKHLNISSQHLKSFEFEQRWYDEDEDEDKDEDEDEMIISDVTIESAPNLASFSYDGVTDFDISIESSNLLNGKFHIFEDQELDCDTRSTNMINFFSKINYSWNIISLQVHTDKALILSEKLKNMYDSPLFKWKHLKLVITEYDPESLSELKNSLSWISPSLETLSINGDVIF; translated from the exons ATGGCTAATGATGACAAAATTTCGAAACTACCTGATGCATTGATCACTCACATCTTGTCGTTTCTCCCCACTGAAGAAGTCGTTCGAACATGCATTCTTTCAAAGCGTTGGAAATTCATTTGGTATTCAGTCCCCACACTCTTATTCTACAACACTAACGACGATGATCTTGAAAAGTTGTACAATTATGTCAATAAATATTTGAAACATCGCAAGACAGGTATGAAATTTATAGCTGATTCAGGCATAACTAGTTTTGTGCTTCGTATGACTGGAGAATGTGAAAGAAGTAAGACTCGCCTCATAGATAAATGGTTAGCTTTCGCAGTTGAGAAAAAGATCAAGAAAATAGAACTTTCAATCAATTTAGATCTTATTCCCATTGATTGGAATAGTGCCTACTACTGCATAcctaaaatattattagaaaatgcaaaatatTTGACTATTTTGGATTTAAGCGGGATAATGTTGGATTCTTCTTATTCATTTAGCTTTCCATCTTTAAAAACCTTGTCACTAGAAAGTGTTTGGCATTCAGATAATTCAGATTCAGAAGGGGTAGTTAAATTTTTGTTGGGTTGCCCTTCTCTTGAGAAATTGCGGTTATTTGATCATCAATTTCTAAATGATGGTAAGTTTCGATTACAAAGTTTAAGCCTTAAGTTCTTAGAACTTACATGTTTAGACAATCCTAAGTTAAATGTTCAAGTTGAAGCCATAAATCTTGAGTCTTTGGTACTATATGGTGTTGCTTTgaacaaaataaatatctcttGCAAAAAACTTAGAAATCTCTCCATAGAAGATTGTGCGGAAGATAAGCAATCATCATTACAAGTTCTTATCTCTAATAATCCTCTTCTTGAGAATTTAACTTTAAGGCGCTGCCACATATATAATTCAAAGCATCTTAATATCTCGAGTCAACACTTGAAAAGTTTCGAGTTTGAGCAACGTTGGTATGATGAAGACGAAGACGAAGataaagatgaagatgaagatgaaatgATTATCAGTGATGTTACAATTGAATCAGCTCCAAATTTAGCGTCTTTTTCTTACGATGGTGTTACCGATTTTGATATATCAATCGAGTCATCTAATTTGTTGAATGGAAAATTCCATATTTTTGAGGATCAAGAGCTTGATTGTGACACAAGGTCTACCAATATGATCaatttcttttcaaagattAATTACTCTTGGAATATTATAAGCCTACAAGTTCACACAGATAAG GCTCTCATCTTGTCGGAAAAGTTGAAGAACATGTACGATTCTCCCTTGTTTAAGTGGAAGCATCTCAAACTAGTTATTACTGAATATGATCCTGAAAGTTTGTCAGAGTTGAAGAATTCATTATCATGGATTTCACCTTCTTTAGAAACATTATCTATTAATGGAGAtgtgatattttag